The Panicum hallii strain FIL2 chromosome 5, PHallii_v3.1, whole genome shotgun sequence genome contains the following window.
CAAAATCAATGCAATGTACAGAGTAACAAGCGCCCAGAGTCTTGCTATAGCAAATGGTAACATATAAATAGTAGATAGTCGCAACATCTGAGAACAAATTGTAATGAAAAATAGTAGATAGTCGCAACATATAAATAGTAGATAGTCGCAACATCTGAGAACAAATTGTAATGAAAAATGTATTTATTTGATCTTTGTCCATCTCAAGAAGATGGCACTGACATGGCCATGCAGAATTGTAGCACAACTCAAATTCAGGGTTCATACTGTCCGAGAAAAATTCAGGGTTCATCAAAATTCCAACAATACAATAGTATAGCTTTAAATGCTGCAGCTTAAACCACATGCAGCAATCAAAAACACCTGGGCAGATGTAACCATTACATGAGCCCAACTCATTGAACTAATCTGATGCCTCTTTAATAGCTCCTGGTTCTTTTCTGCTTTCCAGTGCTGATATCCTCTTATTTAGGGCTTCATAATGCTTTTCAGAAGTTTCCTTAATTTCCTCCACCTGGAAGTAAAGACACCAACCCTTAGCCACTAGTCAAACACGATCCAAATTTAAAATAGTCCAGTCCAAAATGTTATGTTGAACTACTAGCCTCAGGAGCCAAAACAGACAAAAACTCCCATCATGAGATTGCGATAGGGGCGATAGGGGGGAATTAAACTGGTCACACTTAAGGCAGAACCAGAGGTCCAAGGCATGTTAAATGCTTGGCTGAGTAATTTTTTACATGTACTCTGCTTTTCTGTTTTGGACCTAGTGTTCATGTAATCCACCTGTACGTATATTCCCCTTTTATACAAAAAAGGGTAGGGGCCTCCCCTGCCGTTCGCCTAAAAAATCCTAACAGAATTTAACTCCACAAAATCAAGAATATATAGTTACTTTACTATTTATATACAGATGCATATGCCAAAGTTAAGAGTTAAAGTAAGTTGAGGTGCAACTGCTGTTTCTGAAACTGAAACATAGGAGCCCAGTTACATAATCATCTACTTTTGATAATTAATAGCACGCCACAAATAAAGTTAGAAAAACAAGCAATGCAATTCACCAGTGCATATAACACATAAGAAGCTTGATCAACCTTAATAGCTAGTGCAATGGGCAGATGTAAGATAGTAAGATACGCGGTGTATAGTCAGCATGATATTATGTTTATGCTATCATGATATCACCAGCATGATGAGTGCCAAATTCCTTTCACCAATGTGCCCCTGAAGATTCATAGCTTGACCACAAACATGTGACCCAACAGCAAGGTATAATTTGAAATGACATGCACAATTCCTTGATGAGATTTGACTAAGGAAGCGGCAAGTATCAGCACCATACATACATGTGTATAATGCATGGAGTAGCTACATCTTTTTTGTGACTGTGTCGGAGCACATTTTTCATTAAGAGGAAACAGGAGTCGTTACCAGTACAACTGAGCCAAGGAACAGGGGTCCAAAGCTCAACACACACCACGAAAAAGGAAGAATATACTACATCGCAAACAATTGGCAACCCTGCGCTCGGCCAAGGGAAGTAGTGAAAGGTCAGAATATGATTCATGTTATATAAATTGATCTCTAATTCAGACAGTATCTTAATGTGTCGTGGAAAACTCTGGATAAAGTTCTGGCTTCTGGAATAAACACGTACAAGGATCAATTATAACCTACAGGCTACATTTCCCATGAGTCTTGACCAGGCCGTGGTCTGAATTTAGTCTGCCTCAATCCCAGGAACAAGCCGATGTGGCCTTTCCATCAAGAGCAACACGAAAAAAATGGTGAAAGGCTTGACCACCTATTTGGTCGAACCAGATCACGGTATGTGGGCATCGAGAAGGAAACCAGAGGCGCCTAATTTTGCGAGAAGGGTCAAGTGCGCAAAGAAATGGGGATGAACGGGCGATTAACCAGATTAGCCCCCGAGAATCAGTGCGGAGACAAAGTGGCTCGATGGGTTCTTGGGGGTGGAGGACTCACCTGCCGGGCGATTGTGGCGCGGGCGAGGAGATGGTCTTtgtagaggaggaagaaacccgcccccgacgccgccgcggcgccagCCGCGAACGACGACAGCCGCACCCGCCAGAGGTACCCCATCCCTCTCTTTCCGCCGCCGCTTTGCTCGCCGGAGACGAAGACGACAGGCAGGGAGGTCACAGCCCACGATTCGCAATCTGCATTCTCAATGAATGGGCTGGGTATAAAGAGGATATTCAGTGGGCCTCCAAACATTCGGCCTAGCCCAAACTGTTTTCAGTTTTTGAGATAAACTACACCGAAAAAAATTACAAGCGGATAAAGTAACTCGCCTCCACGCGACGCTCGCCACTGCCGAGATGccgacgccgtcgccggcgccggcgccgccgtgtcGCGGCCTCCTCCCGCCCCTCTCTAAGCCGCAGCCCATGCTAGCCGTTGCCGCCAAATCCTTAGCCTCGAGGCAGGCCAAGGTCAAGGCCCGAGCGCGAGCTCAGCCGGTTGCGCTCGCCAGGTCCACGAGCATCGACGACGCGCTCTCCGCCGGCTTCGTCCGCCTCCTAAATGCCAACCCCGGGCAGGACTCGGATGCCACCGGCGCAACATCCGGGCTGTACGACCCCAAGCCGGGGGATTTCGCGGTCGGGGTCGTGGTCTCCGGCACCGAGGCGCGCCTCGACGTCGCGGTCGGCGCCGACCACCTCGCCACGCTGCTCGCCAAAGAGCTCCTCCCGCTCGACCGCGATGGCGGTGACTTTGCGGCACGAGAGGCCTCGCCTCGGCCAGGGAGCGTGGGGGTCCTGGCGAGCCCCGCCGTGGACGAGGAGGCGACCAGGAAGCATAATCGCGGGAGCAGGGCACTGGTGGCGCCCGGCACGGTGGTATTCGCGGAGGTGCTCGGCCGGACGCTCAGTGGGCGGCCGCTGCTGTCGGCGCGACGGCTCTTCCGGCGCCTCGCGTGGCACCGCGCCAGGCAGGTTTAGTCCTCCTCGCGTTTCCTTATGCTCTCCCATCTGACATTGCCGAGGCCTGAGGGCTGACGCCGAGCAGATAGCTCTCTATTCATGATACTGCGAGCGATTCCAGGCGTTATGCATCAATCGTGTGTGTTTAATTTTGTCAGACAGATTATGCAACTCGATGAGCCAATTGAGGTTAAAATTTACGAGTGGAACACCGGGGGTCTACTGACAAGAATCGAGGCAAGGGATCTTTCCCCCTTTATCTGTTGTTGATGCATCTGATCATTAAGTTGTATTATTTCTGCTCAAGGCTAAGATTTAGGCCAACTTAATTTCAGGGGCTGAGAGCATTCCTTCCTAAAGTTGAGCTTATGGACAGGATAGGTACATTTACAGACTTGAAAAACAAAGTAAGGACCATTTGGAATTGGTACTGTTAATGCCTAAATCATCGTTCAGTTAGTGAGGCATATGGCGTTTTATGAAATTAAGCTACATGGCTTGTTACTTCTTGGCATACAGGTTGGCTGCAGCATTCGTGTGTGCATTGCAAGGCTCGATGAAGAAACTAATGACCTGATAATTAGTGAGAAGAAAGCATGGGTTAGTACACTGACTCGTCTCCATAAATTACAACTATGGTTAAGTAAAAAATCAGATTACATGTGTTTGTAAGTTGTGATGATCAAGTACCAAAAATACCAATTGAAATTTAGCACAATCAGATTTTGGTGAGACGCACTGAATTGTGTACATGGAGAGTGTGTCATTTATTTCTGGGGCTTTATCTGTTGAGGCTGTGTACTGAATGCCATCACACTTACTCTAATCATCAATCATAAGTCAGCTTCTTGACATTGCATGTTTGCACTACAAAATCAATGGCCGAAGCTAATACCCCTTCTTTCCCTCGGTGATATTGGTTACTTCTGTTATAAGGTGATTGCATGACACTGGACATAGCAAATTAACTTATGTTTTACTCCTTTCTCAAAAGAAGTCCCCATTTATCTGCAAGCTATTAACACTGCCAAGTGCCAATGGTATCATGACAATTAATGTACTGATACACTGAATTTCTGAATCAGGAAATGACTTATCTTAGAGAAGGAACTCTCCTACAAGGAAGTGTTCGCAAAATTTTTCCATATGGTGCACAGGTTAGGATTGCTGGCACAAACAGAAGGTACGAGATGGAACTCACAAGACTAAATGCGCTTTATGCTTTTACTTGGTTCTTTCTTTTTTGAATTTGCGTTCAAGCATAAGCTAAAAAAGTGTGTGTTTCCCTTATAAGCTAAAGGGTGCAGCTAACATATACGCATTTAATTATTTGCAGTGGATTATTGCACATATCAAACATTACTAGAGGTCGTGTTTTGTCAGTAAACGACATCCTAAAGATAGATGATGAGATAAAAGTTCTCGTGATCAAGTCAAATGTCCCAGACAAAATCGCACTGAGGTAAACCTGACCTCACACTGGCATTGTCTCTATTTAGTTGTGAACTAACTGTTGTATTGGTTTCAATTTTACTGAATACTTTTTTTGTGATAAGATTTGGTCACCATATGTGTTAGAGTACTGAAACTTATTTTGCTGCTTAATCAACAGCATAGCGGACCTCGAGAGCGCACCTGGTTTATTTCTTTCAGACAGAGAGGTGAGATACTGAGTTGCACTCTAGTCTAGTTATACATTCAATCTCTttgatgaatctccctcctgtgTATGCTTTCTTATTATCATTCGTCTTGTGCCGATACAGAAAGTGTTCTCAGAAGCTGAGGAAATGGCGAAGAGATACAGGGAGCAACTTCCAGTTATATCTCAGAACACCATGTTAGATGATAGCCTTCCAGGAGAAACGCGACCATTTGATGACGAAGCTAAACTGTACGCGAACTGGAAATGGTTCAAATTTCTGCATCATAACAAACCTGGTGACAACAGCAGCAGGGATCTGCCATAGTTTTCAGGAAATCATGGGTCATGTCCAAAAGTATGGCACCTAAGGTTGCAAAACAAATATCTGGTAAAGCGTTGATCATGCAAAAGCTGAACCATAACTAGAGAACCTGGTGAAGTCAAATACGACCACTGATGCTAACGCTCTGCCTCCGTAACCCAgcatcaatcttggagaagtatACTGAACAGCAACAGACAATGTCATCCGGCAGCCAGAGGGGGAGAAATGACCGAAAAAAGGAGGGTTCCTGCTCTCACTACGGGTGTGAAATGTTCGTCTTTCAAATTGCGTTCACTCCTAGCCCCCCCGGAGTGACATGTTGTACTATAACTTTACCTGTTTGTATAAA
Protein-coding sequences here:
- the LOC112893405 gene encoding uncharacterized protein LOC112893405 isoform X3, with the translated sequence MPPAQHPGCTTPSRGISRSGSWSPAPRRASTSRSAPTTSPRCSPKSSSRSTAMAVTLRHERPRLGQGAWGSWRAPPWTRRRPGSIIAGAGHWWRPARWYSRRCSAGRSVGGRCCRRDGSSGASRGTAPGRQIMQLDEPIEVKIYEWNTGGLLTRIEGLRAFLPKVELMDRIGTFTDLKNKVGCSIRVCIARLDEETNDLIISEKKAWEMTYLREGTLLQGSVRKIFPYGAQVRIAGTNRSGLLHISNITRGRVLSVNDILKIDDEIKVLVIKSNVPDKIALSIADLESAPGLFLSDREKVFSEAEEMAKRYREQLPVISQNTMLDDSLPGETRPFDDEAKLYANWKWFKFLHHNKPGDNSSRDLP
- the LOC112893405 gene encoding 30S ribosomal protein S1, chloroplastic-like isoform X1, with amino-acid sequence MPTPSPAPAPPCRGLLPPLSKPQPMLAVAAKSLASRQAKVKARARAQPVALARSTSIDDALSAGFVRLLNANPGQDSDATGATSGLYDPKPGDFAVGVVVSGTEARLDVAVGADHLATLLAKELLPLDRDGGDFAAREASPRPGSVGVLASPAVDEEATRKHNRGSRALVAPGTVVFAEVLGRTLSGRPLLSARRLFRRLAWHRARQIMQLDEPIEVKIYEWNTGGLLTRIEGLRAFLPKVELMDRIGTFTDLKNKVGCSIRVCIARLDEETNDLIISEKKAWEMTYLREGTLLQGSVRKIFPYGAQVRIAGTNRSGLLHISNITRGRVLSVNDILKIDDEIKVLVIKSNVPDKIALSIADLESAPGLFLSDREKVFSEAEEMAKRYREQLPVISQNTMLDDSLPGETRPFDDEAKLYANWKWFKFLHHNKPGDNSSRDLP
- the LOC112893406 gene encoding uncharacterized protein LOC112893406, with protein sequence MGYLWRVRLSSFAAGAAAASGAGFFLLYKDHLLARATIARQVEEIKETSEKHYEALNKRISALESRKEPGAIKEASD
- the LOC112893405 gene encoding 30S ribosomal protein S1, chloroplastic-like isoform X2, whose protein sequence is MPTPSPAPAPPCRGLLPPLSKPQPMLAVAAKSLASRQAKVKARARAQPVALARSTSIDDALSAGFVRLLNANPGQDSDATGATSGLYDPKPGDFAVGVVVSGTEARLDVAVGADHLATLLAKELLPLDRDGGDFAAREASPRPGSVGVLASPAVDEEATRKHNRGSRALVAPGTVVFAEVLGRTLSGRPLLSARRLFRRLAWHRARQIMQLDEPIEVKIYEWNTGGLLTRIEGLRAFLPKVELMDRIGTFTDLKNKVGCSIRVCIARLDEETNDLIISEKKAWEMTYLREGTLLQGSVRKIFPYGAQVRIAGTNRSGLLHISNITRGRVLSVNDILKIDDEIKVLVIKSNVPDKIALSIADLESAPGLFLSDREKVFSEAEEMAKRYREQLPVISQNTMLDDSLPGETRPFDDEAKLYANWKWFKFLHHNKPGDNSSRDLP